A genomic region of Dendrosporobacter quercicolus contains the following coding sequences:
- a CDS encoding dynamin family protein — MNQTANRPVTIQALKAKLLAAYEYLIEHNDQENAGKVKQLAGKLVNKEFAIAFCGHFSAGKSTIINRLAGENLLPSSPIPTSANLVKVKAGEAYAKVFFKNEKPRLYLAPYDYQMVKNYCKDGDQIQSIEISHSDSRLPTQTVIMDTPGIDSADDAHRIATESAIHLADLIFYVMDYNHVQSELNFMFTKELTEAGKEVYLVINQIDKHSSQELAFSEFQASVLEAFSSWGVQPADIFYTSLKKDDHEYNQFPALQAFLAERLKKKDSLLLQSIFHSLQKIIKDHLAVTEKKNELELQPCKAILNELSAKEQAALADNYNRLSEEKNALSAGSEQAESDFDSGVNKIMTNAYLMPFQTRALAEVYLEACQPGFKVGWLFTRQKTLAERQDRLNLFYQDILEKTKSLVEWHLRDFLLRFLKAKRLENKELLAKIQGFRVHFSSELLAAAVKTGARLSGDTVLNYTDDVANQIKRIAQSGLAELKIEILNALADKQAAGQARFSQQSASLERYITALAQVQQSEAVRSLGKTKLETLLSETNVMREDRLQLFALQEEDFEVVYGKAGQVEQVQKKSSLPMNKPPLKENAPVPAAPSDRIKQTAEKLKKTARLVKGLPGFTKLAGEMEGKAARLEHKGFTVALFGAFSAGKSSFANALIGERVLPVSPNPMTAAICRIKPVDRAFPHGTVLIKLKEERGMLEDVNQALKLFDFQAESLAGARAKVEKLKGHLGYLGAAEKTNYAFLQAFSRGYAAFSGQLGTVLKKTITEFSDYVATEEKSCFVEGLDLYYDSPLTRKGVTLVDTPGADSINARHTGVAFDYIKNSDAILFVTYYNHAFSKADREFLIQLGRVKDSFQLDKMFFMINAIDLADNEEEKETVIEYVHDQLIKYGVGNPHLYPLSSLQALKEKQEQTGVSGSGMPAFEEAFYHFITNDLANLAVAASENELSRVSRLVAKLIDSTREDAAVKERKRTNIEAEKAGINAILTQQTAQDLKKRLNQQTEVLIYYVKQRVFLRFNDFFKEAFNPSVLRNDGRNLKKALQDALNELIEHIGFDFAQEMRATTVRLDRFAEKITAEYQLGLVETLHGFNQDLSFSLFEGKEKAQIDFDAAFKDMQYELFSKAMAYFKNPKSFFEKNDSKLMSDELYRVLNTAADTYLQNEQKRIEALYGQVMEAEFEQLILQMAEQTNDFYLSLLSALDGGVPASQLMEVQQSLANLNKG, encoded by the coding sequence ATGAACCAAACTGCGAATCGTCCAGTGACCATACAAGCATTAAAAGCAAAGCTTTTAGCTGCTTATGAATACTTAATAGAACACAATGATCAGGAAAATGCCGGCAAAGTCAAGCAATTAGCGGGTAAATTAGTCAATAAGGAATTTGCCATTGCATTTTGCGGACATTTTTCTGCAGGAAAATCAACGATAATTAATCGCTTGGCGGGAGAAAATCTGCTGCCGTCAAGCCCGATCCCAACCAGTGCCAATCTTGTTAAAGTCAAAGCGGGCGAAGCCTATGCAAAGGTATTTTTTAAAAATGAAAAACCTCGTTTATATCTCGCTCCGTATGATTATCAAATGGTAAAGAACTATTGCAAGGATGGAGATCAAATACAGTCAATTGAAATTAGCCATTCAGATTCCCGGCTGCCAACTCAAACCGTAATTATGGATACCCCCGGTATTGATTCTGCAGATGACGCGCATCGCATTGCTACGGAATCGGCCATTCACCTTGCTGATTTGATTTTTTATGTCATGGATTATAATCATGTTCAGTCAGAATTGAATTTTATGTTTACCAAAGAGCTAACCGAGGCCGGCAAAGAGGTTTATCTTGTGATTAACCAGATTGACAAGCATTCCAGTCAGGAACTCGCTTTTTCGGAATTTCAAGCAAGTGTGCTTGAAGCATTCTCTTCATGGGGTGTACAACCGGCTGATATTTTTTACACTTCTTTAAAGAAAGATGACCATGAATATAATCAATTTCCTGCATTGCAGGCTTTTTTGGCGGAGCGGTTGAAGAAGAAAGACAGCTTACTCCTTCAATCCATTTTTCATTCCCTGCAAAAAATCATCAAAGACCATTTGGCTGTAACTGAAAAGAAGAATGAACTGGAGCTTCAGCCCTGCAAGGCGATCTTAAATGAATTATCCGCTAAGGAGCAGGCAGCTTTAGCGGATAACTACAACAGACTGAGTGAAGAGAAAAACGCTCTAAGCGCCGGGAGCGAACAGGCGGAAAGCGACTTTGATTCCGGGGTCAATAAAATCATGACAAATGCCTATCTAATGCCCTTTCAAACCAGGGCGCTGGCGGAAGTCTATCTTGAAGCTTGTCAGCCCGGTTTTAAGGTTGGATGGCTGTTTACCAGACAAAAAACCTTGGCTGAGAGACAGGACAGATTAAATCTCTTTTACCAGGATATACTTGAAAAAACAAAATCCCTGGTGGAATGGCATCTGCGTGATTTTCTGTTAAGATTTTTAAAAGCAAAGCGACTTGAAAACAAAGAACTGCTTGCCAAAATCCAGGGCTTTCGTGTTCATTTCTCAAGCGAATTATTAGCCGCCGCAGTAAAAACGGGCGCGCGTTTATCAGGCGACACTGTTTTAAATTATACCGATGATGTGGCAAATCAAATCAAGCGCATTGCGCAAAGCGGTCTGGCTGAGCTTAAGATCGAAATACTCAATGCTTTAGCTGATAAACAGGCAGCCGGCCAAGCGAGGTTCAGCCAGCAATCGGCAAGCCTGGAACGGTACATTACCGCTCTGGCGCAGGTGCAACAATCTGAAGCGGTCAGGAGCCTTGGAAAAACCAAGCTCGAAACGTTGCTTAGCGAGACCAATGTGATGCGGGAGGACCGCTTGCAGTTGTTTGCTTTGCAGGAAGAGGATTTTGAGGTCGTTTACGGGAAAGCGGGACAGGTTGAGCAGGTGCAGAAAAAATCGAGTCTCCCGATGAACAAGCCACCCCTTAAAGAAAACGCTCCAGTACCCGCCGCACCATCAGACCGGATAAAACAGACAGCTGAAAAGCTGAAGAAGACGGCGCGGCTTGTCAAGGGTTTGCCGGGCTTTACGAAGCTTGCCGGGGAAATGGAGGGAAAAGCGGCAAGATTGGAGCATAAAGGCTTTACGGTTGCGTTATTCGGAGCATTTAGCGCCGGCAAATCTTCTTTTGCCAATGCGCTGATCGGAGAGCGGGTTTTACCTGTTTCACCAAATCCAATGACTGCGGCAATATGCAGAATCAAGCCGGTCGATAGGGCTTTTCCGCATGGGACTGTTCTCATTAAGCTTAAAGAGGAACGCGGGATGCTGGAAGATGTAAATCAGGCCTTGAAGCTATTTGATTTTCAGGCCGAGAGTTTAGCCGGTGCAAGGGCAAAGGTAGAAAAGCTCAAGGGGCATTTGGGTTACCTGGGGGCAGCTGAGAAGACAAATTATGCTTTTTTGCAGGCGTTCAGCCGCGGGTATGCTGCTTTCAGCGGACAGCTAGGTACAGTATTGAAAAAAACGATCACTGAATTCAGTGATTATGTTGCAACAGAAGAAAAGTCCTGCTTTGTCGAAGGGCTTGATCTTTATTATGATAGTCCGTTAACCCGCAAAGGAGTTACTCTCGTCGATACCCCGGGGGCGGATTCAATTAATGCCCGTCACACCGGAGTCGCGTTTGACTATATCAAAAACTCGGATGCTATTCTGTTTGTAACCTACTATAATCATGCGTTTTCAAAAGCGGATCGGGAGTTTTTAATTCAACTGGGGCGCGTAAAGGATTCGTTTCAGTTAGATAAAATGTTTTTTATGATCAATGCCATTGATTTGGCCGATAACGAGGAAGAAAAGGAAACCGTTATTGAATATGTTCATGACCAGCTGATTAAATACGGAGTCGGAAATCCGCATTTATATCCATTGTCAAGTTTACAGGCCCTGAAAGAAAAGCAAGAACAGACCGGAGTGTCAGGTTCGGGAATGCCGGCTTTTGAGGAGGCTTTTTATCATTTTATTACAAATGACTTGGCGAATCTGGCGGTGGCGGCATCCGAAAATGAACTGAGCCGTGTTTCCCGTTTGGTGGCAAAGCTCATTGACAGTACCAGGGAAGATGCTGCGGTTAAGGAGCGAAAACGGACAAATATTGAAGCGGAAAAGGCTGGGATAAACGCAATTCTGACACAGCAGACAGCACAGGATTTAAAAAAACGCCTGAATCAGCAAACAGAAGTATTAATTTATTATGTAAAACAGCGGGTGTTTTTGCGTTTTAATGATTTTTTTAAAGAAGCATTCAATCCCAGCGTATTGCGCAATGATGGCCGCAACCTGAAAAAAGCTTTGCAGGATGCCCTTAACGAATTAATCGAACACATTGGCTTTGACTTTGCCCAGGAAATGAGGGCAACGACGGTGAGGCTGGATCGTTTTGCGGAAAAAATAACAGCGGAGTATCAGCTTGGACTTGTCGAAACCCTTCATGGGTTTAATCAGGATTTATCTTTTTCCCTGTTCGAAGGTAAGGAGAAAGCGCAAATTGATTTTGATGCAGCTTTTAAAGATATGCAGTACGAGCTGTTTTCGAAAGCAATGGCTTATTTTAAGAATCCCAAATCATTTTTTGAAAAAAATGACAGTAAATTAATGAGTGATGAGCTTTATCGTGTGCTTAACACCGCAGCAGATACGTATTTACAGAATGAGCAAAAACGAATAGAGGCTCTGTATGGACAGGTTATGGAGGCTGAGTTTGAGCAGTTAATCCTGCAAATGGCGGAACAAACGAATGACTTTTATTTAAGCCTGCTCTCAGCCTTAGATGGCGGAGTTCCGGCAAGTCAGTTAATGGAGGTCCAGCAAAGCTTAGCCAACTTAAATAAAGGATAA
- a CDS encoding acyltransferase encodes MKSIQTPHREKIDAIYIVRALTIIGVILVHVSSVPVGMVTPESKTFAIYNFINIFNKFGTPTFIFLSAFVLFYSYFNRPFTGKLILEFYKRRFRYILLPYLIFSLGYYGVQCYLYGKSWEGFVSHASFTEFFYMLLIGKAFYHLYFVFISIQFYLLFPALLWLLQRYRYLTRHLIWTGIVLQWAFVLVNHWEWQYADKGSLCFSYISYYFLGAFLGIHYESVKKWILFTRERIRSYQIWVWLILYLGWGSAAIANVYIWYQLRADGIILHALVYEALWHLHAYITALILFQVSCFLLDRLSRVWVNTLLHLGTVSFGVYLLHAGLLAFYFSIPMGDSPFVYHLFVTGGFLWTLFSSWIIVGLAFQLTNGAWILFGPLPAANLFRQEYTGAAERVPRIQAQ; translated from the coding sequence ATGAAGTCAATTCAAACGCCGCACAGAGAAAAAATCGATGCGATCTATATCGTCAGGGCCTTAACCATTATTGGAGTCATACTGGTTCATGTCTCGTCAGTACCTGTTGGGATGGTAACTCCAGAATCAAAAACATTTGCCATTTACAATTTTATTAATATTTTTAACAAATTCGGAACGCCTACGTTTATTTTTCTTAGCGCCTTTGTATTGTTTTACAGCTACTTTAATCGTCCTTTTACCGGAAAATTGATTTTGGAATTTTATAAACGACGTTTTCGGTATATTTTGCTTCCTTACCTGATTTTTTCGCTGGGCTATTATGGTGTGCAATGCTACTTGTATGGGAAAAGCTGGGAAGGATTTGTTAGTCACGCTTCGTTTACGGAGTTTTTTTACATGTTGCTTATAGGTAAAGCATTTTACCATCTCTATTTTGTTTTTATTAGCATTCAATTTTATTTACTGTTTCCTGCCCTGCTATGGTTGTTACAGCGATATCGTTATCTTACCAGACATTTGATTTGGACAGGCATTGTCCTGCAATGGGCGTTTGTGCTGGTTAATCATTGGGAATGGCAATATGCTGACAAAGGATCTCTTTGTTTTTCATACATCTCTTATTATTTCCTTGGCGCTTTCTTGGGAATTCATTATGAATCTGTTAAAAAGTGGATTTTATTTACCCGGGAACGCATTCGATCATATCAAATCTGGGTTTGGCTGATTTTGTATTTGGGTTGGGGCTCAGCGGCAATCGCCAATGTCTATATCTGGTATCAGTTAAGGGCCGATGGCATTATCCTGCATGCGCTGGTGTATGAGGCGCTGTGGCATCTCCATGCCTATATAACCGCTCTGATTCTATTTCAGGTCTCCTGCTTTTTGCTTGACCGGCTAAGCCGCGTGTGGGTTAATACTCTCTTGCATCTTGGTACAGTTTCTTTCGGCGTATATCTTCTGCATGCCGGGTTGTTGGCTTTTTATTTTAGCATCCCGATGGGAGATTCACCGTTTGTTTACCATTTATTTGTAACGGGAGGGTTTTTGTGGACACTTTTTAGCTCGTGGATTATCGTTGGACTGGCGTTTCAATTGACAAATGGGGCCTGGATACTTTTCGGCCCTCTACCGGCGGCGAATCTGTTTCGTCAAGAGTATACAGGGGCGGCGGAAAGAGTTCCTCGTATACAGGCTCAATGA
- a CDS encoding response regulator transcription factor, translated as MVKETILIVDDEFRLRKLVGDFLRKAGYDVLEAENGQKALTLLSDNIALVILDIMMPGRDGWSVCREIRAKYNIPVIILTARSQEADELFGFEIGADEYITKPFSPQILVARVKALLRRTEIIADMPFQFGGLTINTAAHEVYLDEQPLNLTPKEYDLLLFLAMNRGKALSREQILERVWDYNYFGDLRTVDTHVNRLRIKLGTLSKWIQTVRGLGYIFEEIK; from the coding sequence ATGGTTAAAGAAACCATCTTGATCGTAGATGATGAATTCCGCCTGCGCAAGTTAGTGGGAGACTTTTTACGCAAAGCCGGTTATGATGTACTAGAGGCCGAAAACGGACAAAAAGCGTTAACGTTACTCTCCGATAATATCGCGCTGGTGATATTAGACATCATGATGCCGGGAAGAGACGGTTGGAGCGTATGCCGGGAAATCCGCGCAAAATACAACATACCGGTCATCATTCTGACCGCCCGCAGCCAAGAGGCGGATGAATTGTTTGGGTTTGAAATCGGCGCCGACGAATATATTACCAAACCATTCAGTCCGCAAATTTTAGTGGCCAGAGTAAAAGCGCTGCTGCGCCGGACCGAAATCATAGCGGATATGCCGTTTCAATTTGGCGGCCTGACAATTAATACCGCCGCTCACGAAGTCTATTTGGACGAGCAGCCTTTGAATCTGACCCCGAAAGAATATGACTTGCTGCTGTTTTTAGCGATGAATCGCGGTAAGGCCTTAAGCCGCGAACAGATCCTCGAACGGGTTTGGGACTATAACTATTTCGGCGATTTGCGGACCGTAGACACGCATGTCAACAGACTAAGAATAAAACTCGGGACCCTGAGCAAATGGATTCAAACCGTCAGGGGACTGGGCTACATATTCGAGGAAATAAAATGA
- a CDS encoding sensor histidine kinase, with protein sequence MRVPIKTKLYLGMIGLVLLYVGLVWLLNTQYLEKYYMSKKQDLLIHSSQIIDDLYKDDLGKIASTLAQLESDMSVSIRITGADGITKYSSIYRLINGKPFFPEATASPDQASRANVSSNYLKVDQSINDQFILEIQKDPILNRDYLVLERKLQNDDVLMLRIRLSSITESVAIANQFMGFTAIPVILLGCIWTVIFARRFTHPIIQLKEIAHSMANLDFRKKCQPQSNDEIADLADSINYLSDQLDLAIKELHLQNQRLTEDIQKKRQMEHLRKEFVSNVSHELKTPISLISGYAEGLKANVMEDETNKNFYCEVIMDEARKMDQTVKDLLNLAQLDSEYFRLNKTVFDIAALLQQVLYKYTAIFAEKSIQLSVAASNGLLVYADRGKIEQVIVNFINNALSHVNQDKIISLDLTPCGDKIRLSVMNSGSHIADDSLDKIWISFYRADQARPREDGRVGLGLAIVKAIQERHHNSFGAENLEQGVRFWIELDRAKFHTP encoded by the coding sequence ATGAGGGTTCCGATTAAAACCAAACTGTATCTTGGTATGATTGGCCTGGTCCTGTTGTATGTCGGCCTGGTATGGCTGTTAAATACGCAATATCTTGAAAAATACTATATGAGCAAAAAACAGGACCTGTTAATCCACAGCAGTCAGATTATTGATGACCTGTATAAGGATGACCTGGGTAAAATCGCGTCCACCCTGGCACAGTTGGAAAGCGACATGAGTGTTTCTATCCGGATTACCGGTGCAGACGGTATAACCAAATACAGTTCCATTTACCGCCTTATCAATGGGAAGCCCTTTTTCCCGGAAGCCACTGCATCGCCGGATCAAGCTTCTAGAGCAAATGTATCCTCCAATTATCTAAAAGTAGACCAATCCATCAATGACCAATTCATTCTGGAAATTCAGAAAGACCCTATTTTAAATAGAGACTACCTCGTTTTGGAGCGCAAGCTGCAAAATGACGATGTTCTGATGCTGCGGATTCGTTTATCGAGCATAACGGAAAGCGTTGCTATCGCCAATCAGTTTATGGGATTTACCGCCATACCAGTCATTTTATTGGGCTGCATCTGGACGGTGATCTTTGCCAGGCGGTTCACCCACCCGATCATTCAGTTGAAAGAGATTGCCCACAGTATGGCCAATCTCGACTTCAGAAAAAAGTGCCAGCCCCAAAGCAATGATGAAATAGCCGATCTTGCTGACAGCATTAATTATCTTTCCGATCAACTGGACTTAGCCATCAAGGAGCTTCATTTGCAAAATCAGCGCCTTACGGAAGACATTCAAAAAAAGCGGCAGATGGAGCACCTGCGCAAAGAGTTTGTCTCCAATGTTTCCCATGAGCTTAAAACCCCCATTTCCTTGATTTCAGGCTATGCCGAAGGGCTCAAGGCCAATGTGATGGAAGATGAGACCAACAAAAATTTCTACTGTGAAGTCATTATGGATGAAGCCCGGAAAATGGATCAAACGGTCAAAGATCTTTTGAATCTGGCGCAGCTCGACTCAGAGTATTTCCGGCTGAATAAAACAGTATTTGACATCGCTGCTTTATTGCAACAAGTACTCTATAAATACACCGCCATATTTGCCGAAAAAAGCATACAATTATCAGTTGCCGCCAGCAATGGACTCCTGGTATATGCAGACCGGGGTAAAATTGAACAGGTCATCGTAAACTTTATTAACAATGCGCTTTCCCATGTCAATCAGGATAAGATTATTTCCCTCGATTTAACGCCCTGCGGGGATAAAATCCGCCTGTCAGTAATGAATTCAGGCAGCCATATCGCCGATGATAGTCTGGATAAAATATGGATCAGTTTTTACCGCGCAGACCAGGCCCGGCCGCGGGAAGACGGCAGAGTAGGTTTAGGCCTGGCCATTGTAAAGGCAATCCAGGAACGTCATCATAACAGCTTTGGTGCAGAGAATCTGGAGCAAGGCGTAAGATTTTGGATTGAGCTTGATCGGGCAAAATTTCATACGCCCTAA
- a CDS encoding acyloxyacyl hydrolase has translation MRRFIYLIIFINFLLICLPGKSYCHAASSQIKLEWDHLRPTMRSDRNLDTMSLHLFEKFIETPNRSMYRGITITRPRGDITWKNQNKNSSAVGIGPAYMLRFGKHYSAKLSAAFDISGGLIIYNKRFPAGGEYYNFMWRIGPKFIYKINEISSLSIGYTRMHVSNGLRTNNPSYEAHGVSLGFITKF, from the coding sequence GTGCGTAGATTTATTTACTTAATCATTTTCATCAATTTTTTGCTTATCTGCCTGCCGGGAAAGTCATATTGCCATGCGGCCTCCTCTCAGATTAAGCTGGAGTGGGACCACTTGAGGCCAACAATGAGAAGTGACCGCAATCTTGACACAATGTCCCTGCACCTATTTGAGAAATTTATTGAAACCCCAAATAGGTCTATGTATAGAGGTATTACAATCACGCGGCCGAGGGGAGATATCACTTGGAAGAATCAGAATAAAAACAGCTCCGCAGTCGGCATTGGGCCAGCTTATATGCTTCGTTTTGGAAAACACTACTCTGCCAAGCTGTCGGCAGCATTCGATATTAGCGGCGGTCTTATCATATATAACAAGAGATTTCCAGCCGGAGGAGAATATTATAATTTCATGTGGCGGATCGGGCCGAAATTCATTTATAAAATCAACGAGATCTCTTCCTTAAGTATCGGGTACACGCGGATGCATGTTTCCAATGGTTTAAGAACGAACAATCCTTCTTATGAGGCCCACGGAGTTTCACTGGGTTTTATAAC